A stretch of Natator depressus isolate rNatDep1 chromosome 2, rNatDep2.hap1, whole genome shotgun sequence DNA encodes these proteins:
- the NUP42 gene encoding nucleoporin NUP42 isoform X2, with amino-acid sequence MTICHFFLQGRCRFGERCWNEHPRGGGRLGPAAPPSQGTGRGGWGAHNQRYTNVVQPSNFSKPTTWGGSRDDGKAFFGPSSDYGAPGSGNKSSGFSQNRFSALSSEQNIGSSYKDEEEKLLEGIIKDMEVWESSGQWMFSCYSPMKEKPNVSGFPDFSPEELHLEYYNCRTNNNIQNYINSVQQLVNRWRNRLLELKTLNTSTKAALVSELKNVVNQPLPAFGFGGQQTSTFGSSSFPRSSSSNRSASNSSFKSNTELVSASSASTTAFGSSSMVPGPSALGVTSSSRSAPSIAFGSQPASSAASFSFKKPETVGGFGASGFSGFGSSSALNLSSTTSLPAFGAANAAVAAPASESGNSLFGQSVSAFGYNVAPAPPAATSIVTSDKLFTPKTDLSPEELKQFEAKKFTLGQIPIKPPPIELLNV; translated from the exons ATGACCATCTGCCACTTCTTCCTGCAGGGCCGCTGCCGCTTCGGCGAGAGGTGCTGGAACGAACATCCCCGCGGCGGGGGCCGCTTGGGCCCGGCCGCGCCGCCCTCCCAGG GTACTGGCAGAGGAGGGTGGGGTGCCCATAACCAGAGATACACCAATGTTGTCCAACCTTCTAACTTTTCTAAACCCACTACATGGGGTGGCAGCAGAGATGATGGAAAGGCATTTTTTGGACCCTCTAGTGACTATGGTGCACCAGGCAGTGGCAATAAAAGTTCAGGATTTTCTCAAAACAGATTCTCTGCATTAAGCTCTGAGCAAAATATTGGCAGTAGCTACAAAGATGAAGAGGAGAAGCTCCT TGAAGGCATAATAAAGGACATGGAAGTGTGGGAATCTTCAGGACAGTGGATGTTCTCCTGTTACTCACCTATGAAAGAAAAGCCTAACGTCTCAG GTTTTCCAGACTTCTCACCAGAAGAGTTGCATCTTGAATACTATAACTGCAGAACAAACAATAATATTCAGAACTAt ATAAATTCAGTCCAGCAATTAGTAAACCGATGGAGAAATAGATTGCTTGAGCTGAAGACTCTAAATACATCTACCAAAGCAGCATTG GTATCTGAACTGAAAAATGTGGTTAATCAACCATTGCCTGCCTTCGGATTTGGTGGACAACAAACATCAACCTTTGGATCATCAA GCTTTccacgcagcagcagcagcaataggAGTGCCAGCAATTCCTCCTTTAAATCAAATACTGAACTTGTCAGTGCATCCTCTGCAAGCACCACTGCATTTGGAAGCTCTTCTATGGTTCCAGGCCCTTCAGCATTGGGTGTGACATCTTCCTCAAGATCAGCCCCTTCCATTGCCTTTGGCAGTCAACCAGCTTCATCTGCAGcctctttttcatttaaaaagcctGAAACTGTGGGTGGTTTTGGAGCTTCTGGATTTTCAGGGTTTGGCAGTTCCTCTGCTCTAAACTTGTCAAGCACAACCTcacttccagcctttggagctGCTAATGCAGCAGTTGCTGCCCCTGCCTCAGAATCAGGTAACTCTTTATTTGGACAGTCTGTTAGTGCCTTTGGATATAATGTAgcaccagcacctcctgcagccACAAGCATTGTTACCTCAGATAAGTTATTCACACCAAAGACTGATCTGTCACCTGAAGAGTTGAAGCAGTTTGAAGCAAAGAAGTTTACACTAGGACAGATTCCTATAAAGCCGCCACCAATAGagcttttaaatgtttga
- the NUP42 gene encoding nucleoporin NUP42 isoform X3 → MEVWESSGQWMFSCYSPMKEKPNVSGFPDFSPEELHLEYYNCRTNNNIQNYINSVQQLVNRWRNRLLELKTLNTSTKAALVSELKNVVNQPLPAFGFGGQQTSTFGSSSFPRSSSSNRSASNSSFKSNTELVSASSASTTAFGSSSMVPGPSALGVTSSSRSAPSIAFGSQPASSAASFSFKKPETVGGFGASGFSGFGSSSALNLSSTTSLPAFGAANAAVAAPASESGNSLFGQSVSAFGYNVAPAPPAATSIVTSDKLFTPKTDLSPEELKQFEAKKFTLGQIPIKPPPIELLNV, encoded by the exons ATGGAAGTGTGGGAATCTTCAGGACAGTGGATGTTCTCCTGTTACTCACCTATGAAAGAAAAGCCTAACGTCTCAG GTTTTCCAGACTTCTCACCAGAAGAGTTGCATCTTGAATACTATAACTGCAGAACAAACAATAATATTCAGAACTAt ATAAATTCAGTCCAGCAATTAGTAAACCGATGGAGAAATAGATTGCTTGAGCTGAAGACTCTAAATACATCTACCAAAGCAGCATTG GTATCTGAACTGAAAAATGTGGTTAATCAACCATTGCCTGCCTTCGGATTTGGTGGACAACAAACATCAACCTTTGGATCATCAA GCTTTccacgcagcagcagcagcaataggAGTGCCAGCAATTCCTCCTTTAAATCAAATACTGAACTTGTCAGTGCATCCTCTGCAAGCACCACTGCATTTGGAAGCTCTTCTATGGTTCCAGGCCCTTCAGCATTGGGTGTGACATCTTCCTCAAGATCAGCCCCTTCCATTGCCTTTGGCAGTCAACCAGCTTCATCTGCAGcctctttttcatttaaaaagcctGAAACTGTGGGTGGTTTTGGAGCTTCTGGATTTTCAGGGTTTGGCAGTTCCTCTGCTCTAAACTTGTCAAGCACAACCTcacttccagcctttggagctGCTAATGCAGCAGTTGCTGCCCCTGCCTCAGAATCAGGTAACTCTTTATTTGGACAGTCTGTTAGTGCCTTTGGATATAATGTAgcaccagcacctcctgcagccACAAGCATTGTTACCTCAGATAAGTTATTCACACCAAAGACTGATCTGTCACCTGAAGAGTTGAAGCAGTTTGAAGCAAAGAAGTTTACACTAGGACAGATTCCTATAAAGCCGCCACCAATAGagcttttaaatgtttga
- the NUP42 gene encoding nucleoporin NUP42 isoform X1: MAGALGAVRRSNYRSCPVSWSSGLTRPTGDSLRGALPRAWDNLRPETVLPDCSLFSSSHPPPQFRGTGRGGWGAHNQRYTNVVQPSNFSKPTTWGGSRDDGKAFFGPSSDYGAPGSGNKSSGFSQNRFSALSSEQNIGSSYKDEEEKLLEGIIKDMEVWESSGQWMFSCYSPMKEKPNVSGFPDFSPEELHLEYYNCRTNNNIQNYINSVQQLVNRWRNRLLELKTLNTSTKAALVSELKNVVNQPLPAFGFGGQQTSTFGSSSFPRSSSSNRSASNSSFKSNTELVSASSASTTAFGSSSMVPGPSALGVTSSSRSAPSIAFGSQPASSAASFSFKKPETVGGFGASGFSGFGSSSALNLSSTTSLPAFGAANAAVAAPASESGNSLFGQSVSAFGYNVAPAPPAATSIVTSDKLFTPKTDLSPEELKQFEAKKFTLGQIPIKPPPIELLNV, encoded by the exons ATGGCTGGGGCCCTAGGCGCTGTCAGGAGAAGTAATTACCGGAGCTGCCCTGTTAGCTGGAGCTCAGGTCTGACCCGTCCAACGGGGGACAGCTTGCGAGGAGCCCTGCCGCGGGCATGGGATAACCTGCGCCCAGAGACGGTTCTTCCTGActgctctctcttctcttcctctcacccccccccccaatttagaG GTACTGGCAGAGGAGGGTGGGGTGCCCATAACCAGAGATACACCAATGTTGTCCAACCTTCTAACTTTTCTAAACCCACTACATGGGGTGGCAGCAGAGATGATGGAAAGGCATTTTTTGGACCCTCTAGTGACTATGGTGCACCAGGCAGTGGCAATAAAAGTTCAGGATTTTCTCAAAACAGATTCTCTGCATTAAGCTCTGAGCAAAATATTGGCAGTAGCTACAAAGATGAAGAGGAGAAGCTCCT TGAAGGCATAATAAAGGACATGGAAGTGTGGGAATCTTCAGGACAGTGGATGTTCTCCTGTTACTCACCTATGAAAGAAAAGCCTAACGTCTCAG GTTTTCCAGACTTCTCACCAGAAGAGTTGCATCTTGAATACTATAACTGCAGAACAAACAATAATATTCAGAACTAt ATAAATTCAGTCCAGCAATTAGTAAACCGATGGAGAAATAGATTGCTTGAGCTGAAGACTCTAAATACATCTACCAAAGCAGCATTG GTATCTGAACTGAAAAATGTGGTTAATCAACCATTGCCTGCCTTCGGATTTGGTGGACAACAAACATCAACCTTTGGATCATCAA GCTTTccacgcagcagcagcagcaataggAGTGCCAGCAATTCCTCCTTTAAATCAAATACTGAACTTGTCAGTGCATCCTCTGCAAGCACCACTGCATTTGGAAGCTCTTCTATGGTTCCAGGCCCTTCAGCATTGGGTGTGACATCTTCCTCAAGATCAGCCCCTTCCATTGCCTTTGGCAGTCAACCAGCTTCATCTGCAGcctctttttcatttaaaaagcctGAAACTGTGGGTGGTTTTGGAGCTTCTGGATTTTCAGGGTTTGGCAGTTCCTCTGCTCTAAACTTGTCAAGCACAACCTcacttccagcctttggagctGCTAATGCAGCAGTTGCTGCCCCTGCCTCAGAATCAGGTAACTCTTTATTTGGACAGTCTGTTAGTGCCTTTGGATATAATGTAgcaccagcacctcctgcagccACAAGCATTGTTACCTCAGATAAGTTATTCACACCAAAGACTGATCTGTCACCTGAAGAGTTGAAGCAGTTTGAAGCAAAGAAGTTTACACTAGGACAGATTCCTATAAAGCCGCCACCAATAGagcttttaaatgtttga